One segment of Paraburkholderia bonniea DNA contains the following:
- a CDS encoding SPOR domain-containing protein: protein MQVIHTMAKPRRTTKQSKQAGGTFLGIVLGLIVGLAVAVVVALYITRAPTPFVSKVAPPATAPADTTQAPPFDPNRPLQGKTPGQPVTPQAAQPSPPNTAPGATSNQTQAAGLLDEPQIVEVPPSSGNGIAVAPKPAPEKDTTAATPPAKKPSTATTASTPVNGNAPAPATKPGAASSAADATTGYFLQVGAYKTAADAEQQRARLAFQGFESKVTLREAGGVTYYRVRIGPFAKFDDMNAARQRLSSAGVDTAVIRFTKQ from the coding sequence TTGCAGGTGATTCATACGATGGCAAAGCCACGCCGTACAACGAAGCAATCGAAACAAGCCGGGGGAACGTTTCTCGGTATCGTGCTGGGCCTGATCGTCGGCCTCGCCGTCGCAGTCGTCGTCGCGCTCTATATCACGCGCGCGCCAACGCCATTTGTATCGAAGGTTGCGCCGCCAGCAACCGCGCCAGCCGATACCACTCAAGCCCCGCCATTCGACCCGAACCGGCCGCTGCAAGGCAAAACACCTGGCCAGCCGGTCACGCCTCAAGCCGCGCAACCCTCGCCGCCCAACACCGCACCGGGTGCAACCAGCAACCAGACGCAGGCAGCAGGCCTGCTCGACGAGCCACAAATCGTCGAAGTGCCCCCCTCCAGCGGCAACGGCATAGCCGTCGCACCCAAACCCGCGCCGGAAAAAGACACCACTGCCGCCACGCCACCGGCCAAAAAACCGTCAACCGCCACCACGGCAAGCACTCCCGTCAACGGCAACGCACCGGCACCCGCCACCAAACCAGGCGCGGCCTCCAGCGCGGCTGATGCCACCACCGGGTACTTCCTCCAGGTCGGGGCATATAAAACCGCGGCGGATGCTGAGCAACAGCGCGCACGGCTGGCCTTCCAGGGCTTTGAATCGAAAGTCACGCTGCGTGAAGCCGGTGGCGTCACGTATTACCGAGTGCGTATCGGGCCGTTTGCGAAGTTCGATGACATGAATGCTGCCCGTCAACGGCTCTCCAGCGCTGGCGTCGATACCGCCGTCATCCGCTTCACCAAACAGTAA
- a CDS encoding thiol:disulfide interchange protein DsbA/DsbL, with product MKKLLGILFLSLGFAASAAHAAPADPVAGKQYTVLAAPQSADVPAGKIEVLEFFWYGCPHCSEFDPILETWIKRQGPDVVFKRVPVAFRDDFIPHSKLYHALDAMGLAQQLTPKIFNEIHVNKNYLMTPEDQAKFLAKNGVDTKKFMEAYNSFSTQSAVQRDKKLLADYKIDGVPALIVQGKYLTGPSLTNSLPGTVQVLDYLVTQVRAKKM from the coding sequence ATGAAAAAATTGCTCGGTATCCTGTTCCTCTCCCTTGGTTTTGCCGCCAGCGCGGCGCACGCCGCACCCGCTGATCCGGTTGCGGGCAAGCAATACACCGTGCTGGCTGCACCGCAGTCAGCCGACGTGCCCGCAGGCAAGATCGAAGTCCTCGAATTCTTCTGGTACGGCTGCCCGCATTGCAGCGAATTCGATCCGATTCTTGAAACGTGGATCAAACGCCAAGGCCCGGACGTCGTGTTCAAGCGCGTGCCAGTTGCGTTCCGCGACGACTTCATCCCTCACTCGAAGCTCTACCACGCGCTTGATGCAATGGGCCTCGCCCAGCAGCTCACGCCAAAAATCTTCAACGAAATTCACGTCAACAAGAACTACCTGATGACGCCCGAAGATCAGGCCAAATTCCTCGCTAAAAACGGCGTCGATACGAAGAAGTTCATGGAAGCCTACAACTCGTTTTCGACGCAAAGCGCCGTGCAGCGCGATAAAAAGCTGCTGGCCGACTACAAGATCGACGGCGTCCCAGCACTCATCGTGCAAGGCAAGTACCTCACCGGCCCCAGCCTGACCAACAGCCTGCCAGGCACCGTGCAAGTGCTCGACTATCTCGTCACGCAAGTTCGCGCGAAAAAGATGTAA
- a CDS encoding SDR family oxidoreductase: MSPPLKVFITGASSGIGLALAAEYTRRGAILGLAARRGDALRQFQQAHPQHLIAIYPVDVCDAEALAAAAAQFIAQHGCPDVVIANAGISRGALTGQGDLAIFREVMDVNYYGMVATFEPFVAAMCAARRGTLAGVASVAGVRGLPGSGAYSASKAAALKYLEALRVEMRPLGVAVVTIAPGYIRTPMTAQNPYPMPFLMDASRFAVKVVDGIARKVSFAVYPWPMRIAAMLLHVMPRWLYDRLFEKAPRKPRAADNTPP; encoded by the coding sequence ATGAGCCCACCCCTGAAGGTTTTCATTACCGGTGCCTCTAGCGGCATTGGCCTGGCGCTCGCTGCCGAATACACCCGGCGCGGCGCCATTCTCGGTCTGGCCGCCCGGCGCGGCGACGCTCTCCGCCAGTTCCAGCAAGCTCATCCGCAACACCTCATTGCGATTTATCCCGTCGATGTCTGCGACGCCGAAGCACTCGCTGCGGCGGCGGCCCAGTTCATCGCGCAGCACGGCTGCCCCGACGTCGTTATCGCCAACGCAGGCATCAGCCGTGGCGCGCTGACCGGCCAGGGCGATCTCGCCATCTTCCGTGAGGTGATGGACGTCAACTACTACGGCATGGTCGCCACCTTCGAACCCTTCGTTGCCGCCATGTGCGCGGCGCGCCGCGGCACGCTCGCAGGCGTAGCCAGCGTGGCTGGCGTGCGTGGCCTGCCAGGGTCGGGGGCCTATAGCGCGTCGAAAGCGGCAGCACTGAAGTATCTCGAAGCGTTGCGCGTCGAGATGCGGCCACTCGGGGTCGCGGTCGTCACCATTGCGCCGGGCTATATCCGCACGCCAATGACCGCGCAGAATCCCTATCCGATGCCATTTCTGATGGATGCCAGCCGTTTCGCGGTGAAGGTCGTAGATGGAATCGCGCGCAAGGTGTCATTCGCGGTCTATCCGTGGCCGATGCGGATCGCTGCGATGCTGCTGCACGTGATGCCGCGCTGGCTGTACGACCGCCTGTTCGAAAAAGCGCCGCGCAAACCCCGTGCCGCTGACAACACGCCGCCATAA